From Trichomycterus rosablanca isolate fTriRos1 chromosome 18, fTriRos1.hap1, whole genome shotgun sequence, the proteins below share one genomic window:
- the grk5 gene encoding G protein-coupled receptor kinase 5 — MEIESMVANTALIKAREGCGGKNKGRSRRWKELLRFPHINECAELEKSIERDYYNLCVEQPIGKALFHQYCETRPELKRCTDFLNATEEHEVIPDKKWESYGIDILEKYLNPGSPTFLQEIPDKDQKLCYQNLKFNIYNSVFSDCRNVVHEYLSGEPFKDYQNSMYFDRFLQWKMVERYPVTRNTFREYRILGKGGFGEVCACQARASGKMYACKKLEKKRIKKQKAEALTLNEKQILEKVNSRFVVSLAYAYETKEALCLVLTLMNGGDLKFHIYNMGNSGFHKTRVQFYAAQVLCGLDHLHQNSIIYRDLKPENILLDDNGHIRISDLGLAVILPEGQVVRGQVGTSGYMAPEVIKDEYYNFSVDWWGLGCLIYEMTAGRLPFRDRTERLHRKDLEKRVLETTERYGVKFNMDTKDICQALLAKNPKHRLGCKADSVSEIKNHIFFKDLNFRRLEAGMLPPPFVPNPKAVYCQDVLDIDQFSTVKGVNIDITDKDFYTKFNTGSMPIPWQNEMIETECFKDLNVFEPKGTRLPDLDRAFEPQKSPGSRQKSPSQQDPYRSKLISRIFKRHQRDESADQTSSSRRTSDELQMKLLDSADEL; from the exons GCTGTGGAGGAAAAAACAAAGGAAGAAGTAGAAGATGGAAAGAACTGCTGCGCTTTCCTCACATTAATGAATGTGCTGAGCTGGAAAAAAGTATCG AACGGGACTATTATAACCTGTGTGTAGAGCAACCCATTGGAAAGGCATTATTCCACCAATACTGTGAGACGAGACCTGAGCTCAAACGCTGCACTGACTTCTTGAATGCAACG GAAGAGCATGAAGTGATACCAGATAAAAAGTGGGAGAGTTATGGCATTGACATACTTGAAAAGTATCTCAACCCAGGG TCTCCTACATTTCTGCAGGAGATACCAGACAAGGACCAGAAGTTGTGCTACCAGAACCTAAAGTTCAACATCTACAACAGTGTTTTTAGTGACTGTCGCAA TGTGGTACATGAGTATCTAAGTGGAGAACCTTTCAAAGACTATCAGAACAGCATGTATTTTGACCGATTTCTGCAGTGGAAGATGGTTGAAAG ATATCCAGTCACAAGGAACACATTTAGAGAATATCGAATTTTGGGAAAGGGAGGATTTGGGGAG GTGTGTGCGTGTCAGGCTCGTGCATCTGGGAAAATGTATGCCTGTAAAAAACTGGAGAAGAAACGCATCAAGAAGCAGAAGGCTGAAGCTCTGACCCTCAATGAGAAACAGATCCTGGAGAAAGTTAACAGTAGATTTGTG GTCAGTTTAGCGTATGCATATGAGACCAAGGAGGCCCTTTGTTTGGTGCTGACACTAATGAACGGAGGAGACCTGAAGTTTCACATATATAACATGGGAAACTCAGGATTTCACAAGACAAGAGTGCAGTTTTATGCGGCTCAGGTCCTTTGTGGACTGGACCACCTCCACCAAAACTCTATTATTTACAG GGATTTAAAGCCTGAAAATATCCTTTTGGATGATAATG GGCACATAAGGATATCTGACCTGGGTTTGGCAGTCATCTTGCCAGAAGGACAGGTTGTTCGTGGCCAGGTGGGAACATCAGGATACATGG CACCAGAGGTCATTAAGGATGAGTACTACAATTTCAGTGTTGACTGGTGGGGACTGGGTTGTCTCATCTATGAGATGACAGCTGGTCGTCTTCCGTTCCGTGATCGCACTGAACGACTACACAGGAAGGATCTTGAGAAAAGAGTACTGGAGACCACTGAGCGCTACGGGGTCAAGTTCAACATGGACACCAAAGACATCTGCCAAGCG CTCCTGGCCAAAAACCCAAAGCACAGACTGGGGTGCAAGGCTGATAGTGTATCAGAAATCAAGAACCACATATTCTTCAAGGACCTCAACTTCAGGAGGCTAGAGGCTGGAATGTTACCGCCACCTTTCGTACCAAAT CCAAAGGCAGTGTACTGTCAAGATGTCCTGGACATTGACCAGTTCTCCACAGTTAAAGGAGTTAACATTGATATAACAGACAAAGACTTCTATACTAAGTTCAACACGGGAAGCATGCCCATCCCATGGCAGAATGAG ATGATTGAGACAGAGTGCTTTAAGGATCTGAACGTATTTGAGCCCAAAGGCACACGTCTGCCTGACCTTGATCGTGCATTTGAACCACAGAAAAGCCCCGGATCACGTCAAAAGAGCCCGAGCCAACAGGATCCTTATCGGAGCAAACTGATTAGTAGAATCTTTAAGAGACAT CAGCGGGACGAGTCTGCAGATCAGACAAGCAGTTCTAGACGCACATCAGATGAGCTTCAAATGAAATTACTGGATTCTGCCGATGAgttgtaa